In a genomic window of Myotis daubentonii chromosome X, mMyoDau2.1, whole genome shotgun sequence:
- the BEX5 gene encoding protein BEX5: MENVPKECKGGEQAPVQNEEEARPLGGGEVQEPGGNIREAWAPPAQDFREDMPNRLVNNIDMIDGDADDMERFMEEMRELRRKIRELQLRYSLRILIGDPPHHDHHDEFCLMP; encoded by the coding sequence ATGGAAAATGTCCCCAAGGAATGCAAAGGAGGTGAGCAGGCTCCAGTGCAGAATGAAGAAGAAGCCCGCCCTTTGGGAGGTGGTGAAGTCCAGGAGCCTGGAGGAAATATTAGAGAGGCTTGGGCTCCACCTGCCCAGGATTTTAGAGAGGATATGCCAAATAGGCTTGTCAATAACATTGATATGATAGATGGAGATGCAGATGATATGGAACGGTTCATGGAGGAGATGAGAGAGCTAAGGAGGAAAATTAGAGAGCTTCAGCTGAGGTACAGTCTGCGCATTCTTATAGGAGATCCCCCTCACCATGACCATCATGATGAGTTTTGCCTTATGCCCTGA